Genomic window (Alnus glutinosa chromosome 9, dhAlnGlut1.1, whole genome shotgun sequence):
aataaggTAATGAATAAAAGACAATCAATATTAGTATGGGTGTTAAACAAAGAGCAGGTCTTGTCTTTTATGTAAGCGCATGCCACGCATTAAAAGGAGGCAGAGCCTCTTTTCTCTAGGCTATTACGGAAAAAACGGTGgttttctctcaatttctccTTGGTTCttcgtataaaaaaaaaaatgctgatctATGAAAATCTAGCCATTCGATTTTAgatccgacttcggtaacgtgatccTCAAAGctcgatctacgttttgaccgaacgttttgaggtaaatcgctaaactcgCATTTTtggaggtttttgataaatctTGTAAAAATGAGTTTACCTTGgcgttttctctagattttcTGTGGTTTGGAGTTCGTAGGAGCTTCCCGAACATTTGGTCTTTGCTTGacaaatttttggtaagtttttcatagacattatttttaagtattttgttaaaatattattttaatgtgatTAACCTTTAATAAATGCTATGGgataataatattgtgtttggggtagtgatttataaattatggtttaagtttggaaactctaatttgatgggttaaattaatttagggttttagtgtttaaaatctagattattaatttgtggattaattgtggttattgtgatgattaatcccaaattagttatgagttttgtaaaaattaagtATTTATGAGTTAGGTTCTAATATTAgtaaagataaataattatggatatttagtttaaatagtatttgtgaggttaaccctaagattttcttatgggttaatattattttaaatatggtagtgttttatgtaaaagtttaatgAGTATAATTTGAAGGTTAATgatattaagaaaatattagTGAGGAATTATTTAGAGATTAGTGAttataattttagggctaatattattataaaagtattaGTGAAAGTAATTTACGGGTTTGTAAAATTAATTACGGATGAGAAAGTAATATTATGAGTAGAtaattaaatggtaattttaatatttaaccaTTAGTAAATACTtggggttagtattgtttgagttataGTTAGGgtataggatttatgggtagatgtttggaacccttaaaatactatgggttttccatgggttagctctttagcaatttaagagctataTGTGAGTCTAATATTagaagttgtcaataatgtgcaatgtattgtttttacagtaatgcattGTATGggggtgtctaggagacctagtgcttaatatccgcgcagccaaggtgagtattctactcactgagaagtattattttcatatatgatgaattgcaaaatatatattgttttacaaatctgaaccaactgtatgttgattatgatatgttttggatgatttgagtacttttgagtatattgaaattatgatgatgttttgaagtatgaatatgatatgtgattttagagtgagtataaattggagatttaagttatgcaaattgtctaAGAAATGATATGCTGGACTATTTATGTTTGatgaagaaagcatgtgttaaagtcatgattatggaattaaatgtatagtatttgagcaCGAGCATTCAGCATGGCACTAAAAGACCAGGGTTCAATTCCCGGGCATACGTACGACACGCACACACTAGCACTAAAAGACCAGGGTTCAATTCCCGGGCATACGTACGACACGCACACACTAGCACTAAAAGACCAGGGTTCAATTCTCGGGCATACGATAAGaataagaccggggttcaattcccttaggcaaacgTACGACACGCATGCACAGCATTTGTTTCatgataattgaattgttttcatatttttgatatatatggtagtttactagacgtattaatatgcataagagtctcaatggaaaggaacttatgtatatttctatcggatggttgcatgatttaaatgctattgttttctataacagaacttctacgtataatcttagttgcctagtatgctttaaatgttttctattagccggtgtttgctatatcagctatgggggttttcaaacaaaagtttataaaattggtggctgttatagtgtactcacgactaaaaagggaaaagttggttctttgcgaaaactcagtgaatagtatacctctgaggtcttagtgtatttatttatgctaaggcggtgggctcataattccacctgtacggatgcggcaaacccccgcaaccgtccagacattgatgctttggttgcaggttctgcggatatagataatgactcgtccacctagcgtatgggatattatgattggagcacatcgcgacagttATATGTCAtagactcatgggtagtctgcatttgggtatttaatttatggctcgtgtcataCGTgacatatgtatttgttgagcctgttatttagtatgtaattagtgtaatatgttttataagctttaatcagttagacatgtaaatggctcttgtcgTCGATAACAGTTATATATTAGATGTGTTTCCGCTAttttatattccgctgtgttagatgtaactctgaatatcaggtacatgttatggaacgtgtacctatgttggctgagcggcaaatagtcgtgccactgtgaagatccgtttgtacgatttaaaaaaaaaaaaaaaaaaaaaaaaaaaaaaaaaaaaaaaacgggtcgtcacagcgGATGAgaccaaaaaatcagaaagtggtagttgggggggggccagaatctaagcattggtagtttagggggccatccggaaaaagagtggtagtttagggggctaatatatatttttcccttatatCATttcaatagttattttttttttaccacctAAAGTGACTCACTTTAAtgacttttgacttttcttttctttctttctttctttcttcttcttcttcttctttcttttattttttattttttattttttattttttattttttttttatgaaaaatgctatttgcACTTTAGGTGCATAACAGGgcacaacaccccttcacatggGGTGGTCCAGTGAAGTGCAAATAAcaagcccatatatatatatatgactttgACTTTTCTTGATGTCGGCAACAATTTCTTCGATGAATTTACACCGTCTTTCTTGATGTCGGCCTCGTCTGTCGATACCGCGTTGGCTTTGAAGATGTTtgtttattatctttttgtagTATTCTATAATGCGTTGCGTACGTCTTTATAGTAATTTTTTGAATGTgagaaaatataataagaataatattagatattatatttttattttataattatttaataatattaatatagcACTCTTAATTAACTAAGAGTGTGTATCAATATTGttaaacaattataaaataaaaatacggttctaacatttctcaataCGATTATCCTCATCATATATTATTTATCCCGAGCATATCATTTCtaagtaattttagaagttattTTTGTGTTCTTCTAAGAATAATATGGCgtttaaaataattgtttgattaaaatttaatagtgaccAATCATAagtttaatggtaattttaaaagtcacatcatttttaaaaagatacaaaagtgacaaaatagtgatttctaacattactcatcaTTATTCCTTGATGCGAGTTTCCAGGTTGAAATATTGCatccattttcaaaaaattctagGCATATATAAACTTGCATCTATAGCTGCATGTTAATAGCTAAACTAAAGAATTAAGCTTAATCAAACGTTAACCGGTTATTTCAAGGGTGCTAAAGGGCTGAGAAAAGAGGGTCCCCTATCCTATTATCTATTTGTCAATGCTATGGAGGTGCATTCTAAGCTTTTGAAGTAGTATACAAAGGCTGGTTCTGGTTTTAATTTCCACTTTCATTGCTCTAAGTTGCAATTAACCCACTTATGCTTTTCAGTTGACCTCCTCATGTTTTCTGAGGCTAATAACTAGGATTCTATTTCTATTATCCAATCTGTTTTTTTGGAGTTTGAGCATTTATCTGACCTGAAGACCAATCTAGCCAAAAGTTCTCTCTTTTGCTCGGGTATTTCTACTGGTATGAAGTCTTCTTTGCTGGATAGATTGAAAATGAAGGAAGATCATTTTCCTGTTAGATATTTAGGAGTTCCTTTGGTCTCCACTAAATTGTCTGCAGCAGATTGTAAGACTTTGATTGACAGAATCATAAGCCCGTATAGGTTCTTGGACATCAAAGAATCTATCTTTCTTTGGGAGACTTCAACTTCTGTCCTCTGTCCTATATAGTTTGCAAGTGCTTTGGTCAAGGATTTTCATCATTCTAAAGAAAATTATTCGGGATATCAATCAAAAGTTTAATCGATTTTTGTGGAATGGGAAGGATAGTGACTTTGCAAAGGCTAAAGTTAGTTGGAGTGATGTTCGCTTTCCAAAAAAAGAAGGTGGTCTTGGGTTGAAAAACTTGGAAGTTTGGAATAAGTCCTCCATTTTGAGGCACATCTGGAATTATTTGCATGTGCAAGTTCTTTTTGGGTTGCTAGGACTGAAACTTATCTGCTGAAAGGAAGGAGTTTTTGGAGTGTGAACATTCCTCAGGACTATTCTTGGTGTTGGAGAAGGCTTCTAAAGCTCGAGGTCAGGTCTTGCTAggagttttataaaatttgaagttggggatgaaaataatttccatatatggcAAGATAATTGGCACCCTTTGGGTGTGTTGTTTGAGAGGTATGGCTTTCGAATCATCTGTGATGCCAATAGCTGTCTGAATTCCaaactttgtaatgttttgtGTAATGGTAATTGGTGTTGGAAGCCTGCTAGGTCTGAGAATTTGGTTGATATCTAGTGTTGTCTCCTTGAAGTTCATCTTGGTACTGTTGATAAACCAGTTTGGACTATTGGCCGGAAGGGTTCATATGTGAGTTCAGACACTTGGAATTTCTTGAGGGATAAGAAACCTGATGTTGATTGGTGGCATTTAATCTGGTATCCTCATGTCATTCCAAAGCATGCTTTTGCTCTTTGGTTGGCTGTACAGAACCGATTAACTACTGGTAATCAGATTTTGGTGTGGAGTTTCAGAGATGAAACACTTTGTGGTTTCTGTAAGCATGGTGTTGAAAGTCGggatcactttttttttttaagtgtagtTTTAGCTCTAGTATTTGGCACTCATGTATTCAAAGATGTCCTGGTTTGGCCTATTCTCTTGTTTGGCAAGATGTGCTGAACGAGGGatgcaaaaattgaaagaagaagactATAATGGAtataatataggaaaaatgttagatttacaacaccaatacaacaactgtacaacaatccctcacatgaggatggATCTCACATACTGGggtcaccctcatgtgagaagttgttgtacagttgttgtattggtgttgtacaagaatcaaatcccataataTAGTGTTATAGGTTTGCCATGGTGGTCTTCAAGCTACAAGGTGTGTTGAGGATGATGTGGAAGGGAAAGGATTGGATCAGCTGCGTGGAGAATTCTAGAAGTTTTAATGGTTATTCTATATGTGTTAATTTACTTTTCTGTCCAAATTCAGCATCTAGTATTGTTAGTCGTTAGAGGAGAGAGAGACAAGTTGTTAATCGGTTAGGAAGATTCTGGCCAAGCTTTCTATATAAGGAAGGTTAGGATGAGAAGAAAGGGAGACTTGAAAATATGTTGAATCGTGACCTTTAGGAGAATTTGAGCCTCTCGAAGAGCTCTGTATTGCAATATCAAAATTATCCAAGCATTTCTTCATCTTTCTCATTTAACAACCATTTCTAGCCATTATACTTCTAATCCAAGAAAAATGCATAACCCATGTTGGGGGTTCTTTGCAGACTCGTTTTTGGCTCTGCTGTGTATAGTATATGGCGAGCTAGGAATGAAATTTGGTTCATGGTCATCCAAAATCTGAGGACTAGAttttcaaattgattttttgGGAAATTAGAACCAGAATCTTTGGTAAAGAAAAGTTCAAGAAGACAAGGGAGAATGTAAGAATTTGTCAGCTCTGAAATTTAGTTGATTCTGTTTTGGACTAATTCTAGTTTGGGTTTGTTGGATTGTTGTTCGTTTTATAGCAGTCTATTTTATTGCAgttgtttggttttgtttttctagatCTGCAGTTTTTGCTGCTGATTGTTTTGGTTGTAATGTTGGTACTTTGTTTTTGTGTGGTGATTTTTgttgttaataatattgattacttattcatcgaaaaaagaaagaaagaagagaattaagcttaaataaatattatagaGGATATAACGGATAATTAGAATCATCAATGCATCTTTGTTGGCTACGacaatgaaagaaaatgatagaaatGTTGCGATCTCACCACGAGGCTTCATCTTTTCATtgataaaagaagaaagaaaagctaAAAGCAaatttctcataattatatatgtattacAAAGCTGCAAATTTATGCATTACTTTTAGGCTCATCAACTAGTAGATGAACCCCACACTTGTTCACCACACACTTGTTCAAATCGGCGCTTGAAAAATCGAAGGACACCTCAATTTCATCTCCACTTACGAGCTCCATTTCTCTTCCTGGACTAACGAGCATCAAGGCTTTGTCTCTTCTGATAAGATGCCACTGTACTAAAAACAAATGATCTGACATGTCGGCAAAATGGTGATATGTTGCAGGCACAATCACCTGTCGGTAGCCTCTTGTTTTGTTATCAACAGTCACGCAAATTCTAATCATCCGATCGGATTTGTCCTCCTTTGCATAAACCGCGCAAATAAGTAACATGTAAACCGCACCGTCGGAAGGTAAAAGTGAAGGCACATGCGAGGATATTGGAGGAACATGAAAGGATATCATAGGAGATCCAATAGATTGATTCCTGAACCAATTTGGAACTTCACTACCAGGGAGGAAAGTGAACCGAACACAGTCACGCTTGGTCGACGGACgctatttccaaaaaaaaaaaaaaaatcattaaaacacagagagagagagagagagagagagagagagagagagagagagagaacaaaccTGGAGAAGACTCTGCCTAAAATCAGATGATAAATTGTAGCAcccaaaaaaattgaagtcTCCACCAGAATCCAAAGGAAAGCCCTGAACCTCAACCAGTTTGCAGCAGTCCATAAGCCAAAGTAGTGTTATTTTGGAAGCAGGCATAATCGAGAGTCTCTCCATTGATGAGCAGCCAAATGCAAGTAGGCTCCCTACATTGGCGGGGAGTCCCGAAATTGAGTGAAGAGACAAACAATGACTTAAAATCAAAATGTTTAATTTTGGAAGGCGACGGATGCAATCAGGTAGGTTGCGAAAGTTGTTATATGATAAATCCAAAAACTTGAGTGAAGATAATCTCTCAAGATCAATGTCAATCTCATTTTCAGACAAATTGCTGTTACTGAGAACTAGTCttcccaaataaaaaaatccaaaaacaaaagctCGCAGCAAACTCACGGGGTTCAGACTTTTTGGTGATAGCCAGGACGAGAAACTTGACAACCGAGATTGTGGGAATCGACCCGTAGGTCCAGAAAAGTTTAGTCTTTCAAGAGATTCCAAGTTAGAAATACTTCTTGGAAGATTCCAAAGGTTATTGCATTCATTTAAATTCAGCAAAACAAGATCTTTTAGATGTCCAATAGATTCTTGAAGTTCAACCAAGTTTATGCAACCTTCAAGAATTAGCATCTCTAGATGTGGGACTTGTAAGAAGTTGGGTGATTTAGTGAGATTTTTGGAATAGCTGAGATTAAGAACTTTCAACTTGCTGAGTACCTGTGGaaaaacaattatatttttaaaagataaataaacaGGCCATAGGAGGTACATATTTAACATCAAACGAGCACTAGATTAATGCATAGTAAGAGTTGTCATACTCTGTTCCCCTTCCAGATTTCTTTGACATTACTATGCTCCATGTCAAGAACAACAAGGTTCTCTAGATGAAAATCTTGTGGTAGAAATTTCAAAGGGCATTGATGCCAACAAAGCCATCTTAAGTCTTTGGGAAGATGACCATAACATCCTGTCAGAGATACCCCATTGATTTGGAGCAATCTCAAATCTTTCATCCCTGCAAATGCTTCAGTTTTGAAATGTCTATCTTCAAGAACAGGCAAATTTAGGATGAGACCTTCCACTTTTTCCGATCCCTGGCAAAATAGATAGTTGGATTAGCAACAAATGTCCTACATTTATCATGCATCTATGTATGTGCACATggctataaataaataaaaatctcttACCGTTTGTTTGCTCAATACATTTACTACGTCCTCATGGAACCACAATCTGCTCCGTTTTCCTAGATGACTACGTGACTTTTTGCGAACAATCTCCCTTGCCAAATCTCGAATAAGATCATGCATACTCAACTTCATTTCGATATCAATTGTC
Coding sequences:
- the LOC133877153 gene encoding disease resistance protein RPV1-like, which gives rise to MAAPTLSSSSESYDVFISFRGEDTRRSFTDHLYSALKRHEIHTFRDNEELRKGENISTELLNAIRKSKISIVVFSKGYASSRWCLDELVEIMHRKKTKDLILLPIFYHVDPSDVRKQTKTFAKAFDRHEKRFQTDIERVQKWREALTEAGNCSGWDLANGYESRLIDEIVEKVLCTINPIRMDVAIYPVGIDSRVEEIKDLLDLETSDIVSVVGIYGMGGIGKTTLAKAVYIQICDGFEGSSCLLNIKETSAQPNGLVSLQKKLLHDILKTNLKIDNVGGGSDLIKKRLQNKRVLVILDDVDHVKQLHALAENSEWFGPGSRIIATTRDVQILTQLRVHKQYKVENLNYRESLRLFSYHAFNMADPVDDYQQISICAVNHARGLPLALKVLGSFLYGKSVSQCKFDLEKLQTNPHEDIQKLLRLSCESLDDDTKEIFFDIACFFIGMKKEYAIKILQGCGFFPNSGISILIQRSLLTIDIEMKLSMHDLIRDLAREIVRKKSRSHLGKRSRLWFHEDVVNVLSKQTGSEKVEGLILNLPVLEDRHFKTEAFAGMKDLRLLQINGVSLTGCYGHLPKDLRWLCWHQCPLKFLPQDFHLENLVVLDMEHSNVKEIWKGNRVLSKLKVLNLSYSKNLTKSPNFLQVPHLEMLILEGCINLVELQESIGHLKDLVLLNLNECNNLWNLPRSISNLESLERLNFSGPTGRFPQSRLSSFSSWLSPKSLNPVSLLRAFVFGFFYLGRLVLSNSNLSENEIDIDLERLSSLKFLDLSYNNFRNLPDCIRRLPKLNILILSHCLSLHSISGLPANVGSLLAFGCSSMERLSIMPASKITLLWLMDCCKLVEVQGFPLDSGGDFNFFGCYNLSSDFRQSLLQRPSTKRDCVRFTFLPGSEVPNWFRNQSIGSPMISFHVPPISSHVPSLLPSDGAVYMLLICAVYAKEDKSDRMIRICVTVDNKTRGYRQVIVPATYHHFADMSDHLFLVQWHLIRRDKALMLVSPGREMELVSGDEIEVSFDFSSADLNKCVVNKCGVHLLVDEPKSNA